The Enterobacter huaxiensis sequence CTGGTGACGTTGTTGTCGCAGGTCACGGGAATTTTAATGTCATCGGATTCCCATATTTTTTGGCCAACCTGCGCGTTGCTGGGGATGGCAAAGGGTGAAATCGTTTTTGTCTCCTCAACGGGGCCGCCGGAGCCACCAAGATAACAGTTGAGCGCCAGCGCCTCCTTCAAGGGCAGGGTCGACAGCAGCAGGGTAAACAGAAGGTTAGCGAGCGTGCGCATCTTAATCGATCTTCCGTTCGGTGAGCGTACATGGGGCTGTTCCTCCGCACTGTACGTCGACCTTCTTCAGCGCCCCGTAATCGTCGATGTAGCCGATGCTGTAATAGCTGCCGTGATAGTCACCGGTTGAAATCGTGGCCGCCGCAAAAGGTGCGACCATCAGGCTATCAAAGCCCGGCAGCATGGTTATCGCATTCTTGCTGAGCCATGCGAGGGTAATGTAATACGGCGTTGGGTTACGCACGGCCAGCCCTTTCGCACTGGCGGTAATTTCCATGCGCATTTCTGCCAGCTCGCCCGGCCTTTTGGTAATCGCCTTCGGGCGCCAGAACAGCTTGATTCTGCTTTGCATTGCAACCTGCATGACGCTGCGTTCATCGCTTGCGCGGGTGCTTTTAGGCGGCACTTCGCGCAGATTGAAATAAAACAGCGTCTCCCGGTCTTTCCGTAACCGGCTGGTGGCGGCTTGCTTAACAATCCTCACCTGTGACGCCGAGCCTGCCTCAATGCGCTGAACAGGGGGAAGCGCCATAAAATGCGCATCTTCTTTGTGCCCATTTTCGTCTTCAATCCATGACAGGGCCAGATAAGGCAGCGCCTGACTTTGGTTTTCCACCTTCAGGCTGCTGGCCTTGTCGCTTTCTGGAAAGACAATGCGGTGCGGTCCAGGTTTATGGCTGCGTGAGTGGTGAACGCCGTGCCGAGCAGCATCAGGTAAAGGCTTTTAAGCGGGGTAAGTTTCATCATAGTTTCTTACTGGCAGGGCAGTATTAACTGCATACTGTTTTCAAGGTGTAAAGGTAACGAGAAGCGACACTGCTGATGCTCACCCCACGTCACGCGGAATTGTTGTTCGGGCTCGACGGCCCCCAGCCAGACGTGGCCATCATCAGCGACCATCCCAATCTGGCGGCCATTATCCAGCAGGCTAACAGCCGCGCCGAGCGGCGGCGCGCCCGATGCGGTTCGCAAAATGCCAGCGATATCGTGACCTGCACGAGTGGCAATCTGACGATAACCAATGGCTCCCTCAGTCCAGGTCGAGGTGACGACGCGGGTATCCACATCCACGCCCTCAGGCAGGTTGTTCAGATTGATCTGCACGCTGGCGGGGGAGTAGCTGGAAAACGAGGGTAAAACACCAACGCCAAACCGGTTGGTTTCATCCCTTGATGCGTTAAGCGGAATATTTCCCACGCCGTCGGTACCGATCATTACCCGCGGTTCGTTGCCGTAACTGCGACGGTGCAGAGCCGCCCCTTTCGTCGTTGAGGTAAGGGATCCGTTCCAGCTGGCGCTGAGGGAGTTATATTCATCAGCTTTATAGCTGCCGGAGAGGTTAAGATCGCCGAAGGCAGAGTAATGTTGGTAGTTGCCGCTGACCTGCGCGCCCGCGTTCGACTTTTCGCTTTCCGTACCCGCGGATACGCCCCATGTGTTATCGCGATCTGACGTGTCATACCACGATACGTTCTGGGTTAGCGTGTCGCTGTTGTGCAGGTCGTAATTCAGACGATGATCGGGGTCGAGCGGTACGCTCAGTGAAAGATAAAACTGCGTATCGTCGTCTTCATCTTCATAATGCGTCTTGCTCCATGACAGGGTAACGCCCAGGTTTTTCCAGCGGCCCAGGTCAAAGTTGTAGCCTGCGGTGACGCTGCCCGTTGTGGAGGGCGAATCGTTCCACCAGGTTTGACGTAGCATGTTTACATAGAGATTGAGTGACAGTGCCGAAATGTACTGGCTTGCCGTGACGCTCAACGTCTGTTTTTCAGACTGACGATCGTTGTTGTCATCATCCAGAAAACGGGCGTAGCTCAGGAATTGTGGGTCCGAATAGCGATAGCTGGCGAGCGTAAGCTGGCTGCCGGTGGTATCGAAGCGTTTACTGTAGTTGAAGCGGTAGCTGTACCCCGTCTGGCTATTCTCGCCGGGGAGCCGGCTGGTCGCCTGAGTAACATCGAAAGAGAGTGCGCCGAGATATTCCATATTTTGCCCGATACCCGCGGCGATCGAACGGTAACGATCGCCGTCGGCGAGCGTACCGCCATAGAGCGAGGTTTGTGACAGCATGCCCCATGAAAATTCGCCGCTCATAAAGGCGGTGTCTTCAACGTCATGAGAGGCATCTTTGCGGGCTTTTCCCCCCGCGAGTTTGTAGCGAACCTGCCCCTTACGCGTTAAAAAGGGGACCGATTCTGCAGAGACCTGGAAGGTGCTGACGCGCCCGTCCTCCTCCGTAACGTTGACGTCCAGCGTGCCCTGCACAGACTGATTAAGATCCTGAATAACAAACGGTCCGGGTGGGACTTTGCTTTGATAAATGATGCGATCGGCAAGTCTGACCGTTACCGTGGCGTTGGTTTGTGCTATCCCGGTAATTTGTGGCGCGTAACCACGCAGCGACCACGGCAACATGCGTTCATCGCTCATCAGCGAGGCACCGGTATAGGTGAACGCATCAAAAATGGCGGACTGGAAGTCCGTTTCACCGAGGGTCAGTTTCGCGCCGAGTGAAGGCAGGGGGCGGAACATATAGACGCGTGAAAAACGCCCATCGCTTTCTGAGCCTGCGTCAGTATGGGTCTGCGTATACTGGTAATCGCTGCGCAACCGCCACGCGCCCATGTTTGCGCCCGCAGTGCCGTAAGTGTTGGCGTTGTCTGTGCTGCTGCCGTCATTTGGCTGGTAATGACTGGCAAAAAGATTGTAGTCCAGCAGGAGGCCGGGCACGCCATTATCCCACGTTGAGGGTGGCATCCAGTCTGCCGCTCGGTACTGTAACCACGCCTGGGGAATACTGACCTTCAGCGTCTGGCTGGCCTGTTCAAACATAAACGTGATATCCGGCCTGGACGCGAAATCAACGCACCCCTCTTTTTCAGGCAGGCTGGCGCGGATGGTGTCCTGTAGAGCAAAGGTATCGGCCAGTTCTGATGGAATACAGACCTGCACCTCATTATTTATTTCTCGCCAGCGAAGCTGCCAACCATTGGCAAGCGGTATATTATTAATTGAAACGGTAACAAAATAGTTACCGGGAATCACGGCCATGGGGTCTTTAAAAAGGGATAAGTCAACGCTATTGCGCTGATCTTTATCTATTGCATTAATATTGAATTCAGTTGCGGAGGCAACGTTCGTCATTAACAGGGACGTAATGATGATTATCCATTGTAATTTATATGTCATCGTCCTGTTACTCAAAAAGATATAGAATGCCGGCTGACAGGCAGTGCCAGCCGGTTTATTCCGTGAGGTGATGTGTTTATTTGTACATCAGAATATAGTTAGCGGTGGCTTCAACCTGGCCGGCAGTGGCTGTTTTGCCTGTTGGAACCTCCATCAGCGCTTTGAAGTGCAGCGTCTGGGTCGTGGAACCTGCAAGCAGTGCCACTTCATTTGCTTCACCCAGCGTAATGTTGGATTCAGCGTTATCCAGAAGGCGAACACCGACGTTTTGAGCACCGCTTGCATAGGTGTTGCTCATCAGGCTGGTGTCAGCCGCGTCGGTTGCCGCACTGGTGAAGGTGACATCTACTTTGGTAATGGGGGTATCTGTTTCATCGTCTGGATCGTCAAGCTGGCAGTTTTCCAGGTTAATATCCACTGCGACAGGCGTGGATTTCTTGTTCGCATTGATAACTGCCGTCGTGACTTCGCCAAGATCAACTTCTTTATCCACGCTGTCCGGTGCAATGTTGCATGGCGCGTCAATAACTACACCTTTGAATTTGATTTTGCCTGACCCCTGGTCGTCCGCAAAAGCTGAACCTGAAAGGATAGCCGCCGTCGCAACCGCTAACAGTACTTTTTTACCCATATACATGAAAGTATCCTTTTTCAAATGAATTCATACTTTGAATAATAATTAAAACATCAATTTAAAATTATACCTTTGAAACAAAAGGGGCGCGATTAATGTGGCTTAAAGCTCGTTTTAGTGAGTTTTAATTAATAAGGTGAGGTTATTGTATTTGCCAGGTTTTTGAATGGGTTTTAACGTTATTGGAAATAATTAAATTTATATTTGAGAGAACGTCACCAATAAAAAGCGTCTGGTTTCGATTTATGGAAGGGGTTAAGTGATAACTTTAAATCAGTAATGTCTTTTTCACGATTTTTCTGAGCTTATATACCTCTTTCAGAGAGCCTCCGCCTAAGGCGGAGGCGAAACCGTTAGCCAATACCGGCTGCTTGCAGGAGCACCAGGCTTAATCCCATCACCGACATTCCGCACAGCACGCCGTAGCTGGGGTTGTTGTTCGGGTCGATCTCTTTCGCCAGCGGCATCAGTTCATCAACGGAGAGTGCGACCATGATACCGGCTACCGCCGCCATAATGGCAGCCATCACGACCGGAGACACCAGGCTTCCGAGGATCAGCCAGGCCAGCACCCCGCCGAGTATTTCTGCCATTCCCGAAATTCCCGCCCAGAATACGGCGGTACGTTTTGAGCCCGTGGCGGCGTAAACCGGCCCGGCAACGGCCAGTCCTTCAGGAATATTGTGCAACGCCACCGCCAGGGCGATTCCCAGGCCCATTTCAAGATTACTGCTGGCCGTCACGTAGGTTGCGACACCTTCCGGGAAGTTGTGCAGGCTGATACCGAGGGTTAGCAGAATGGCCGTGCGCTTGATGTTGCGCGGTGCTGGCGTAGCGCTTTTTTGCATCAAATCCTGTGGATGGGCATGAGGCAGCATGCGGTCGAGCGCAAAGTAGCCCAGCAGGCCAAAGATAAACATGCCGTACCCGAGAACCGGAGACATGCCTTCGGTACCCAGCGCGGCAGGCAGCATCTCCATCAGCGAAATCAACAGCATGATCCCGGCAGCAAAACCCAGCGAAAAAGCCAATACACGATTAGACGGCTTTTGACCGATCACGCCGAGGATCGCACCGATAAAGGTCGCGGCGCCTGCGAGTATGGTCAGGATCAAAGGGACTGACATGCACTGCTCCTTATGATAATGATTCTCATTAATATTAATGATTCATTGACCGCAAAGCGAGGGGAGAAATCCTGCTTTACATATTCCTTACATTCAAATTTCCTGATGATGATCTTCACGCTTATCAGCGTTCATCCTGTCTGAATTACGCGTAATGTAGAACCATCAAAATGACACCTTCTGTAAGGATATCACCATGTCTTCATCTCGTATGCCAGCACTGTTTTTAGGCCACGGTAGCCCAATGAACGTTCTGGAAGATAACGTCTATACCCGCGCATGGCGTCATCTGGGCGAGACGTTGCCGCGTCCGAAGGCCATCGTGGTGGTGTCTGCGCACTGGTTCACCCGTGGGACCGGCGTGACGGCCATGGAAGCGCCAAAGACCATTCATGATTTTGGCGGCTTCCCGCAGGCGCTTTATGATACGCATTATCCGGCGCCTGGTTCACCCGGTCTGGCGCAACAGCTGGTGGATCTGCTGGCACCCGTTCCCGTCGCGCTGGATAAAGAAGCCTGGGGCTTTGACCACGGCTCGTGGGGCGTGCTGATCAAGATGTACCCTGATGCCGATATCCCTATGGTGCAGTTGAGCATCGACAGCACCAAACCGGCAGCCTGGCACATGGAGATGGGGCGTAAGCTGGCAACGCTGCGCGATGAAGGCATCATGCTGATTGCCAGCGGTAACGTGGTGCATAACCTGCGCACGGCGCGCTGGCACGGTGAAAATACGCCGTATCCCTGGGCGACGTCGTTTAACGACTACGTGAAAGACAATCTGACCTGGCAAGGCCCGACGGAGCAGCACCCGCTGGTGAACTATCTGGATCATGAAGGCGGTTCGCTCTCTAACCCAACGCCGGAGCATTTCCTGCCGCTGCTGTACGTGCTGGGGGCGTGGGATGGTCAGGAAAATATTACGATCCCGGTCGACGGGATTGAGATGGGAAGCCTGAGCATGCTGTCAGTGCAGGTGGGGTGAAAACAGGCCCGGTGGCGCTACGCTTACCGGGCCTGTAAAACCGTAGGCCGGGTCAGGCGAAGCCGCCACCCGGCAGATCTTACTCCACAAAAATATGCGGATAGAACCGTGACAGATCCTGAGTGATCAGCGCGCGATCTTCGCGAATACCAATCCCGGCAGGCCGATCGTTGATAAGCCAGCTGCCAATCAGCGTATAGCTGTCGCCAAACTTCGGCAGCTGATAGAACTCCTGGACGATCATCCCTTCTTCGCCGTACGGCCCTTCAACCGCTTCCAGCGTTTTACCGTTTTCGATAATAGAGACGTTCGCCCCTTCGCGGGAGAAGATCGGCTTCACGACGTACTTGTCCATTTGCGGGTAATCATCTTCCGCAAAATAAGACGCGAGCAGGTTCGGGTGGTTCGGGAACATTTCCCACAGCATCGGCAGCAGGGCCTTGTTGGAGATAATGCTCTTCCAGGCCGGCTCCAGCCAGCGCACGCCCGCGTCTTCCAGCTTGGTGGAGAACATCTCACGCAGCATGTATTCCCACGGGTAGAGCTTGAAGAGGTTGCTGATGACCTGGTCCTGGGTGTCGGTAAACTGACCTTTTTCGCCCAGTCCGATGTCCTCGATGTAGAGGAACTCTGTCGCCACTTCCGCTTCGGCCGCGCAATCCTGCAGATACTGAACCGTACCGCGGTCTTCTTCCGTGTCGCGGCAGCACGCAAGGTGCAGCAGGCTGAAACCGTGCTGTTCACGCAGCTCGGCGAAACGCTCAATCAGCTTTTCCTGCAGGCTGTTGAACTGGTCGCTGCCTTCCGGCAGGTTGCCTGCGCTGGCCTGGTCTTCCAGCCAGATCCACTGGAAGAAGGCGGCTTCGTACAGGGAGGTGGGCGTATCGGCGTTGTTTTCCAGAAGCTTAGGTTCACCCACGCCATCCCACGCCAGATCGAGACGAGAGTAGAGTGAAGGCTGGTTGGTTTTCCACGACTGGCGCACGAAATTCCACGTGTGCTTAGGAATGCGGAATTTGGTCATCAGCGCGTCGCTCTCGATAACCTTCTCAACAACCTTCAGGCACATCTGATGCAGCTCGGCGGTGACATCTTCCAGCTTTTCAACCTGGGCGAGGGTGAGCCTGTAATAGGCATCTTCACACCAGTACGGTTCGCCGTACATGGTGTGGAAGTTAAAACCGTATTCCGTCGCTTTTTCGCGCCAGTCCGGGCGCTCAACAATACTGACTCGTTCCATGATCAGCCGCCCATTGAGCGAGTTGAGGAGCCGGTCGCGCTACGCTGCATGGTGGATTGCTTCGCTACAGATTCGCCAAACCCGCCGCGGGTGACCGTGCTGGTGGTCGCCGGCTTCGGTGCCATCGCTGTTTTAGGGACGGTCGTGGTACGGCCAGGCGTTGCCGCACCGTAGTTTTTACCGCTGGCGTCGGTATATTTACCGTATGCCGGGCTGTTTGGGTTTTTGGAGCTAAACAGCGGCTGCTGCTGATAGCCCGCGCCGCCGCTCATCATACGGCCCATCATGTAGCCCGCCATCAGCGGCATCCAGAAGCTGCCGCTGGATTGCGCCTGTGCCTGGTTTTCCGGCGCCATCCCTGCCTGAGCAGGCGCCTGCTGGCACTGGCCTTCGCCGAATTCCGCAACGCAATCTTCACGTGACGCGTATTTCGGTGCGGTACGCTCCGCTTCTTTCAGGGCGCTGTTATACGCGGTTGTACATTCTGCGGCTTTGCCGGTGGCAGCCGAGCAATCGTCCGCGTTTTGATACATCGAGACCGTTTCGTCGCTCTGCTCACAGCCTGCCAGCATAAAAACAGCCGTGATCGCAAAGGCGACAGGAGTGAGGTGGCGCGCGTTCCAGCTTTTGCGGAACGAGGCGTGATTAATCGTTTTTGTCCGTTTCATCTTTGTCTTCCTGGACCCAGTGGTTATAACGCTCAGGATAGAGGATGAGTGGTTGAAAATGAAGCGAAGAGGGGGATTAAGGGGGATCTTTACGTTGGCTTACGTTTGGATGTGATAGGGGTTCCCTCTCCCGTAGGAGAGGGAGGGTAATGCTTAGTTGCGGAACGGATTGTTACCGCTGCTGGCAGGTGCGGTTGTACGTGCCGTAGCAGGCTGTGCTGCTGGGACGCTGTTTTCACCGTTATAGTTATCAACGGCTGCGGCCTGCTGTGGGTTCTCCGGTGCAACGCTGTCTGGCGAGGTCGGAACCGGTTTGCCCAGCGTACTGTTCAGCATCTGCAGGTCCTGTTCGTTCAGCGTACCCAGGGCTTGCTTGATGTTCAGCTGGTTGATCAGGTACTGGTAGCGCGCGCTGGAGAGCTGCTGTTTCGCGTTATAGAGCGTGGTGGTCGCGTCCAGAACGTCAACGATGGTACGCGTACCCACGGAGTAGCCCGCTTCGTTCGCGTCCAGAGAACTCTGCGCAGAGACAACGGCCTGTTTATACGCGTTGATGCTGCTGATAGACGCGTTCACGTTGTTGAAGGACGAACGGACGGTCTGCACCACGTTGCGGTGTGCGCTTTCCAGCTGCTCGCTTGCACCAACAAAGTTGTACTGTGCCTGTTTCACCTGAGAGTTGACCATGCCACCCTGGTACAGCGGCAGGGAGAAGCTCAGGCCCACTTTATTTTGGCCCTGGTTGCTATCGTCATACTGGGCGGAATTTGTTTTAGAACCGCTGTAAGTTGTATCCGATACGCCGGTAGACGCGCTCAGGCTCAGGGTTGGCAGATGGCCATCCTGCGCCTGACGGATTTGCTCGCGGGCCAGGTCCTGGCTCAGACGTGCCTGCAGCAAGGCCAGGTTACGGTTTTCCGCTTCTTTCAGCAGAGAGTTAACCGCCTGCGGCTTGTCGGTTTTAAAGCTGTCCACGTTCAGGGAAGCCAGCTCAGGATAATAGTTGCCGGTGACCTGACGCAGCGATTCCAGCGCGTTATCAAGGTTGTTACGCGCGGTCACTTCGTTGGCCAGCACGGTATCGTACTGTGAACGGGCGTTCTGCACGTCAGTGATCGCGACCAGTCCGACGTTGAAACGCTGGGTGGTTTGATCTAACTGACGGTATACCGCCTGTTTCTGCGCTTCGGTGTAGGAGAGCGCGTCAATCGCGCTCAGCACGTTAAAGTACGCGGTGGCGGTGTTCAGGATCAGGGTTTGCTGATCGGTCTGATAGGTGACATCCTGAATGCCCGCGCTCTTTTCCTGCAGGGTCAACGCACGCCATTTGGACATATCAAACAGAGTCTGCGTTAACTGCAGTGAGGCGCTGGTGGCATTGGAGTTAACGCCGTTAGCGTCGCGAAAACCGTTGCTGTAGGTATAATCTGCACCTAAGCCCAGCTGCGGCAGCAGTGGACTACGTGCTTCATTAATCTTTTCAAACGCAGCATCACGATCGGCCGCTGATTTACGTAAATCAGGGTTGCCCAGACGTGCCTGCTGGTAGACCTGTAACAGGTTCTCTGCCTGGCTCATTGCACTGAAGCCCGTCAGGCTCAGGCCGATAAGGATGGGGAGCAATTTCTTCATTTGCATTCCTTGTTGTGAAGCAGTATTAGCGCTGATCTAATTAAAAATAATTGCCGATTCTAACAGAATCATCCACACCAAAAGGTTGGCGTTACGTGCCATCTGGCGGTAATTTGCACCAATCTACCATATAGCCTTACTTACGGCAGCTAAACAGCCTTGAAATTCACAATTTCATCACCATTGCTACCAGGACTCGACTCATGCAGAAAACAGATACCTTGCCAGTGACATTCGCCAAAAACGATGTAGAAATTATTGCACGAGAAACGCTATATAGCGGTTTTTTTTCAATGGATCTTTACCGTTTCCGGCATCGCCTGTTTAACGGTGAAATGAGCGGTGAAGTTAAACGCGAAATTTTTGAGCGCGGGCACGCTGCAGTCTTGCTACCCTTTGACCCAGTGCGCGATGAAGTTGTGCTGGTTGAGCAGGTTCGGATTGCCGCCTATGACACCAGCGAAACCCCGTGGCTGCTGGAGATGGTGGCCGGGATGATTGAAGAGGGTGAATCGGTCGAAGACGTTGCTCGCCGCGAGGCGCTGGAAGAGGCGGGTCTGGTGGTAGGCCGCACGAAACCGGTACTGAGCTACCTGGCAAGCCCGGGTGGCACAAGTGAACGCTCATCTATTATGGTGGGCGAAGTGGACGCCACGACGGCGGAAGGGATCCACGGTCTGGCAGATGAAAACGAAGATATTCGGGTTCATGTGGTGAGTCGGGAGCAGGCTTACCAGTGGGTAGAAGAGGGGAAAATCGACAACGCAGCGTCTGTCATCGCCCTGCAATGGCTACAACTGCATTATCAGACATTACGAAACGAGTGGACAAAATGAAGCGTTATACACCTGACTTCCCAGAAATGATGCGCCTGTGCGAAACCAATTTCGCACAGCTGCGCCGCCTGCTGCCGCGAAACGATGCACCCGGCGAAACGGTAAGCTATCAGGTGAGCAACGCGCAGTATCGTTTAACGATCGCAGAATCAACGCGTTACACTACGCTGGTGGAAATTGAGCAAACGGCGCCCAGCATTAGCTACTGGAGCCTGCCGTCGATGACGGTGCGTCTCTACCACGACGCGATGGTCGCTGAAGTGTGTTCAAGTCAGCAGATCTTTCGCTTCAAAGCACGGTATGATTACCCTAATAAAAAGTTGCATCAACGCGACGAAAAGCATCAAATTAACCAGTTTTTAGCTGACTGGCTAAGATATTGTTTAGCACATGGAGCAATGGCGATTCCGGTTTGTTAGCGTCATAAACCTACCTAAGGACACCATTTGGAAAGCCTGTTGAACCTGACTGTTGCTGGTGGGGCGCCAGTCAGGATATTGCAAATCACCGATACCCACCTGTTTGCCGAAAAGCATGAAACCCTGCTGGGCGTGAACACCTGGGAGAGCTATCAGGCGGTACTTAGCGCGATCCATGCCGAAAATCGTGCCTGCGATCTGATCGTCGCAACGGGCGATCTGGCGCAGGATCAATCCTCCGCAGCCTATCAGCATTTTGCTGAAGGTATCGCGAGCTTCAGCGTGCCGTGCGTCTGGCTACCGGGCAATCACGACTTCCAGCCTGCCATGTACAGCTCTCTCCAGGAGGCGGGTATTTCGCCAGCCAAGTGCGTGTTTGTGGGGGACCATTGGCAAATCCTGCTGCTCGACAGCCAGGTATTTGGCGTTCCGCACGGTGAACTGAGCGAGTTTCAGCTCGACTGGCTGGAGACAAAACTGGCCGCCGAGCCGGAGCGAAACACGCTGCTGTTGCTTCATCATCACCCGCTACCGGCGGGATGTAGCTGGCTCGATCAACACAGCCTGCGCAACTCTGCGGCGCTGGACAGGGTGCTGGTGAATTTCCCTCGGGTGAAAAACCTGCTGTGTGGTCACATTCATCAGGAGCAAGATCTTGACTGGAACGGCCGTCGGATGCTCGCCACCCCGTCTACCTGCGTGCAGTTTAAGCCGCACTGCGCCAACTTTACCCTGGACACCATCGCACCAGGCTGGCGCTGGCTGGAACTGCATGCCGATGGCACGCTGACGACAGAAGTGTGCCGGTTGTCAGGTGCTAAATTCCGTCCTGATACCGCTTCAGAAGGTTATTGATGTCTACGCTCCTCTATCTTCACGGGTTCAACAGCTCGCCGCGCTCCGCGAAAGCGACGCAGTTTCGCCACTGGCTGAGCGAGCGTCATCCGGACGTTGAGATGATCGTCCCACAGCTACCGCCTTACCCGGCGGATGCCGCGGAGATGCTGGAATCCATTGTCCTTGAACACGGCGGCGAATCCTTCGGTGTGGTCGGCTCCTCGCTGGGCGGGTACTACGCCACCTGGCTGTCACAATGCTTTATGCTGCCCGCCGTTGTGGTTAACCCGGCGGTACGTCCGTTTGAGCTGTTAAGGGACTTTCTCGGGCAAAACGAGAACCCCTACACCGGACAGCAATATGTGCTAGAGTCACGCCATATTTACGATCTCAAAGTTATGCAGGTAGACCCGCTTGAAGCGCCCGATCTTATCTGGCTGCTGCAGCAAACGGGTGATGAAGTGCTGGATTACCGCCAGGCAGTGGCGTATTACGCATCCTGCCGCCAGACTGTAGAAGAGGGCGGAAACCATGCTTTCACGGGCTTTGAGGATCATTTCACCCAGATTGTCGATTTTCTTGGACTGCACAGCCACTGACAATCAATGCGAATTGCTAGTTTAAATCATGACGCAAACCTATAACGCTGATGCCATTGAGGTACTCACCGGGCTTGAGCCGGTTCGCCGCCGCCCGGGGATGTACACCGATACGACGCGCCCAAACCACCTGGGCCAGGAAGTTATTGATAACAGTGTGGACGAAGCGCTGGCAGGCCATGCCAAACGCGTTGATGTCATCCTGCACGCCGATCAGTCGCTGGAAGTCATCGACGACGGGCGCGGGATGCCGGTGGATATTCACCCTGAAGAGGGCGTGCCCGCCGTTGAGCTGATCCTCTGCCGTCTGCATGCGGGCGGTAAGTTCTCCAACAAAAATTACCAGTTCTCCGGTGGCCTGCACGGCGTGGGTATTTCCGTGGTGAACGCCCTGTCTAAACGCGTGGAAGTGAACGTTCGCCGTGACGGCCAGGTTTACAACATCGCGTTTGAAAACGGCGATAAAGTGCAGGATCTGCAGGTTGTCTGCACGTGCGGCAAACGCAACACCGGTACCAGCGTCCACTTCTGGCCTGACGAAAGCTTCTTCGACAGCCCGCGTTTTTCTGTTTCTCGCCTGTCTCACCTGCTGAAAGCCAAAGCGGTGCTGTGCCCTGGCGTTGAAATCACCTTTACCGATCACGTTAACAATACCGCACAAACCTGGTGCTACGCCGATGGTCTGAACGACTACCTGTGCGAAGCGGTAAACGGCCTGCCGACGCTGCCGGAAAAACCGTTTGTCGGTAACTTTAGCGGCGACACCGAAGCGGTGGACTGGGCGCTGCTGTGGCTGCCGGAAGGCGGCGAGCTGCTGACGGAAAGTTACGTTAACCTGATCCCAACCATGCTCGGCGGGACGCACGTCAACGGCCTGCGTCAGGGGCTGCTGGACGCGATGCGCGAGTTCTGCGAATACCGCAATATTCTGCCGCGCGGCGTGAAGCTGTCGGCGGAAGATATCTGGGATCGCTGCGCCTACGTCCTCTCCGTGAAGATGCAGGATCCGCAGTTTGCCGGGCAGACCAAAGAGCGCCTGTCGTCGCGCCAGTGCGCGGCGTTCGTCTCCGGCGTGGTGAAAGACGCGTTTACCCTGTGGCTGAACCAGAACGTTCAGGCGGCAGAGATGCTGGCTGAAATGGCCATCTCCAGCGCCCAGCGCCGTCTGCGCGCCGCGAAGAAAGTGGTGCGTAAAAAGCTGACCAGCGGTCCCGCGCTGCCGGGCAAGCTGGCGGACTGTACCGCACAGGATCTCAACCGTACCGAGCTGTTCCTCGTGGAAGGGGACTCGGCGGGCGGGTCGGCCAAGCAGGCGCGAGACCGTGAATATCAGGCGATCATGCCGCTCAAGGGTAAGATCCTGAACACCTGGGAGGTCTCTTCTGATGAGGTGCTGGCCTCGCAGGAAGTCCACGATATCTCGGTAGCGATCGGCATCGATCCGGACAGCGACGATCTGAGCCAGCTGCGCTACGGCAAAATCTGTA is a genomic window containing:
- a CDS encoding fimbria/pilus outer membrane usher protein; translation: MTYKLQWIIIITSLLMTNVASATEFNINAIDKDQRNSVDLSLFKDPMAVIPGNYFVTVSINNIPLANGWQLRWREINNEVQVCIPSELADTFALQDTIRASLPEKEGCVDFASRPDITFMFEQASQTLKVSIPQAWLQYRAADWMPPSTWDNGVPGLLLDYNLFASHYQPNDGSSTDNANTYGTAGANMGAWRLRSDYQYTQTHTDAGSESDGRFSRVYMFRPLPSLGAKLTLGETDFQSAIFDAFTYTGASLMSDERMLPWSLRGYAPQITGIAQTNATVTVRLADRIIYQSKVPPGPFVIQDLNQSVQGTLDVNVTEEDGRVSTFQVSAESVPFLTRKGQVRYKLAGGKARKDASHDVEDTAFMSGEFSWGMLSQTSLYGGTLADGDRYRSIAAGIGQNMEYLGALSFDVTQATSRLPGENSQTGYSYRFNYSKRFDTTGSQLTLASYRYSDPQFLSYARFLDDDNNDRQSEKQTLSVTASQYISALSLNLYVNMLRQTWWNDSPSTTGSVTAGYNFDLGRWKNLGVTLSWSKTHYEDEDDDTQFYLSLSVPLDPDHRLNYDLHNSDTLTQNVSWYDTSDRDNTWGVSAGTESEKSNAGAQVSGNYQHYSAFGDLNLSGSYKADEYNSLSASWNGSLTSTTKGAALHRRSYGNEPRVMIGTDGVGNIPLNASRDETNRFGVGVLPSFSSYSPASVQINLNNLPEGVDVDTRVVTSTWTEGAIGYRQIATRAGHDIAGILRTASGAPPLGAAVSLLDNGRQIGMVADDGHVWLGAVEPEQQFRVTWGEHQQCRFSLPLHLENSMQLILPCQ
- a CDS encoding fimbrial protein; protein product: MYMGKKVLLAVATAAILSGSAFADDQGSGKIKFKGVVIDAPCNIAPDSVDKEVDLGEVTTAVINANKKSTPVAVDINLENCQLDDPDDETDTPITKVDVTFTSAATDAADTSLMSNTYASGAQNVGVRLLDNAESNITLGEANEVALLAGSTTQTLHFKALMEVPTGKTATAGQVEATANYILMYK
- the zupT gene encoding zinc transporter ZupT; the protein is MSVPLILTILAGAATFIGAILGVIGQKPSNRVLAFSLGFAAGIMLLISLMEMLPAALGTEGMSPVLGYGMFIFGLLGYFALDRMLPHAHPQDLMQKSATPAPRNIKRTAILLTLGISLHNFPEGVATYVTASSNLEMGLGIALAVALHNIPEGLAVAGPVYAATGSKRTAVFWAGISGMAEILGGVLAWLILGSLVSPVVMAAIMAAVAGIMVALSVDELMPLAKEIDPNNNPSYGVLCGMSVMGLSLVLLQAAGIG
- the ygiD gene encoding 4,5-DOPA-extradiol-dioxygenase translates to MSSSRMPALFLGHGSPMNVLEDNVYTRAWRHLGETLPRPKAIVVVSAHWFTRGTGVTAMEAPKTIHDFGGFPQALYDTHYPAPGSPGLAQQLVDLLAPVPVALDKEAWGFDHGSWGVLIKMYPDADIPMVQLSIDSTKPAAWHMEMGRKLATLRDEGIMLIASGNVVHNLRTARWHGENTPYPWATSFNDYVKDNLTWQGPTEQHPLVNYLDHEGGSLSNPTPEHFLPLLYVLGAWDGQENITIPVDGIEMGSLSMLSVQVG
- a CDS encoding glutathionylspermidine synthase family protein; protein product: MERVSIVERPDWREKATEYGFNFHTMYGEPYWCEDAYYRLTLAQVEKLEDVTAELHQMCLKVVEKVIESDALMTKFRIPKHTWNFVRQSWKTNQPSLYSRLDLAWDGVGEPKLLENNADTPTSLYEAAFFQWIWLEDQASAGNLPEGSDQFNSLQEKLIERFAELREQHGFSLLHLACCRDTEEDRGTVQYLQDCAAEAEVATEFLYIEDIGLGEKGQFTDTQDQVISNLFKLYPWEYMLREMFSTKLEDAGVRWLEPAWKSIISNKALLPMLWEMFPNHPNLLASYFAEDDYPQMDKYVVKPIFSREGANVSIIENGKTLEAVEGPYGEEGMIVQEFYQLPKFGDSYTLIGSWLINDRPAGIGIREDRALITQDLSRFYPHIFVE